In Massilia violaceinigra, one DNA window encodes the following:
- the mpl gene encoding UDP-N-acetylmuramate:L-alanyl-gamma-D-glutamyl-meso-diaminopimelate ligase, whose product MHIHILGICGTFMGGLAVLAKEAGHKVTGCDANVYPPMSTQLEAQGIELIQGFSPEQTQLNPDLYVIGNVVARGNPLVEEILNRSLPYMSGPQWIGEHILHDKWVLAVAGTHGKTTTSAMLAWILEDAGYAPGFLIGGVPMNFGISARLSGAEPSIFFVIEADEYDTAFFDKRSKFVHYHAKTAVMNNLEYDHADIFPDIGAIETQFHHLVRTVPGVGRLIVNGDEASLGRVLKRGCWSEKEMFGASDGGDWTMTEHAGGNFDVVFKGEVVATVAWGLTGKHNRLNALAAIAAARHVGVPVAQAAESLARFESVKRRMEVRGVVRDITVYDDFAHHPTAIATTVNGLRQKIGSGDKAQGRILAVLEPRSNTMKLGSMKDALPGSLREADLVFGFGSQQALGWSLADALCPLGAIAHSFDQIDFLVKAVVDAAQPGDHILVMSNGGFGGVHQKLLEALAR is encoded by the coding sequence ATGCATATTCACATCCTCGGCATTTGCGGCACCTTCATGGGGGGCCTCGCGGTCCTGGCGAAAGAGGCCGGCCACAAGGTTACCGGCTGCGACGCCAATGTCTACCCGCCGATGAGCACCCAGCTCGAAGCCCAGGGCATCGAACTGATCCAGGGCTTCAGCCCGGAGCAGACCCAGCTCAATCCCGATCTGTATGTGATCGGCAATGTGGTGGCGCGCGGCAATCCGCTGGTCGAGGAAATCCTGAACCGCAGCCTGCCGTACATGTCCGGTCCCCAGTGGATCGGCGAACACATCCTGCACGATAAATGGGTGCTGGCCGTGGCCGGCACGCACGGCAAGACCACCACCTCGGCCATGCTGGCCTGGATCCTGGAAGATGCAGGCTATGCGCCGGGCTTCCTGATCGGCGGCGTGCCGATGAACTTCGGCATTTCGGCGCGCCTGTCGGGTGCCGAGCCATCGATCTTCTTCGTGATCGAAGCGGACGAATACGACACGGCCTTTTTCGACAAGCGCAGCAAGTTCGTGCATTACCACGCCAAAACGGCCGTGATGAACAACCTCGAATACGATCATGCCGACATCTTCCCCGATATCGGGGCCATCGAAACCCAATTCCATCATTTGGTGCGCACCGTCCCCGGCGTGGGGCGCCTGATCGTGAACGGCGACGAAGCTTCGCTCGGCCGCGTGCTCAAGCGTGGCTGCTGGAGCGAGAAGGAAATGTTCGGTGCCAGCGACGGCGGTGACTGGACCATGACGGAACACGCCGGCGGCAACTTCGACGTCGTCTTCAAGGGCGAGGTGGTGGCTACCGTCGCCTGGGGCCTGACCGGCAAGCACAACCGCCTGAACGCGCTGGCGGCGATCGCCGCGGCGCGCCACGTGGGCGTGCCGGTGGCACAGGCGGCCGAGTCGCTGGCCCGCTTCGAGAGCGTCAAGCGGCGCATGGAAGTGCGCGGCGTGGTGCGCGACATTACCGTATACGACGATTTCGCCCATCATCCGACCGCGATTGCCACCACCGTCAACGGCTTGCGCCAGAAGATCGGCAGCGGCGACAAGGCGCAGGGCCGCATCCTGGCCGTGCTGGAACCGCGCTCGAACACCATGAAGCTCGGCTCGATGAAAGATGCCTTGCCGGGCAGCCTGCGCGAAGCGGACCTGGTGTTCGGCTTCGGCAGCCAGCAGGCGCTCGGCTGGAGCCTGGCCGACGCCCTGTGTCCGCTGGGCGCGATCGCCCACAGCTTCGACCAGATCGATTTCCTGGTGAAAGCCGTGGTCGACGCGGCCCAGCCGGGCGACCATATCCTGGTCATGAGCAACGGCGGCTTCGGCGGCGTGCACCAGAAACTGCTTGAGGCGCTGGCCCGATGA
- the accC gene encoding acetyl-CoA carboxylase biotin carboxylase subunit produces the protein MFEKILIANRGEIALRIQRACREMGIKTVVVHSEADKDAKYVKLADESVCIGPAPSSLSYLNMPAIISAAEVTDAEAIHPGYGFLSENADFAERVEKSGFVFIGPRSDSIRLMGDKVSAKQAMIRAGVPCVPGSDGALPDDPKEIIQTARRVGYPVIIKAAGGGGGRGMRVVHTEAALLNAVAMTKTEAGTAFGNPEVYMEKYLENPRHVEIQILADEHKNAVWLGERDCSMQRRHQKVIEEAPAPGIPRKLIEKIGDRCAEACRKIGYRGAGTFEFLYENNEFYFIEMNTRVQVEHPVTEMITGIDIVQEQIRIACGEKLRFRQRDIMLSGHAVECRINAEDPFKFTPSPGRIVSWHAPGGPGIRVDSHAYAGYYVPPHYDSMIGKVIAYGATREQAIRRMQIALSEMVVEGILTNIPLHRELMIDARFIEGGTNIHYLEQKLADKPDLPKGPTSPNKSETKADA, from the coding sequence ATGTTCGAAAAAATTCTCATTGCCAATCGTGGAGAGATCGCGCTACGTATCCAGCGCGCCTGCCGCGAGATGGGCATCAAGACCGTGGTGGTCCATTCCGAAGCCGACAAAGACGCCAAGTACGTGAAGTTGGCCGATGAATCGGTGTGTATCGGACCGGCGCCATCGTCCCTGAGCTACCTGAACATGCCGGCGATCATCAGCGCGGCCGAAGTCACGGATGCCGAAGCGATTCACCCCGGCTACGGCTTTCTGTCCGAAAACGCCGACTTCGCCGAACGCGTGGAAAAATCCGGCTTCGTCTTCATTGGTCCGCGTTCCGACTCGATCCGCCTGATGGGCGACAAGGTCTCGGCCAAGCAAGCCATGATCCGCGCCGGCGTGCCGTGCGTGCCAGGTTCGGACGGCGCCTTGCCGGACGACCCGAAAGAAATCATCCAGACCGCGCGCCGCGTGGGCTATCCGGTGATCATCAAGGCAGCCGGCGGTGGCGGCGGACGCGGCATGCGCGTGGTCCACACCGAAGCGGCCTTGCTCAACGCCGTGGCGATGACCAAGACCGAAGCCGGTACCGCCTTCGGCAATCCGGAAGTGTATATGGAGAAGTATCTGGAAAATCCGCGCCACGTGGAAATCCAGATCCTCGCCGACGAACACAAAAACGCCGTCTGGCTGGGCGAGCGCGACTGCTCCATGCAGCGCCGCCACCAGAAAGTGATCGAAGAAGCGCCGGCGCCGGGCATTCCGCGCAAGCTCATCGAGAAAATCGGCGACCGCTGCGCCGAAGCGTGCCGCAAGATCGGCTACCGCGGCGCGGGCACCTTCGAGTTCCTGTACGAGAACAACGAGTTCTACTTCATCGAGATGAACACGCGCGTGCAGGTCGAGCACCCGGTCACCGAAATGATTACCGGCATCGACATCGTGCAAGAACAGATCCGCATCGCCTGCGGCGAAAAACTGCGTTTCCGCCAGCGCGACATCATGCTGTCGGGCCACGCCGTCGAGTGCCGCATCAATGCCGAAGATCCATTCAAGTTCACCCCGTCGCCGGGACGCATCGTCTCCTGGCACGCGCCGGGCGGCCCTGGCATCCGCGTCGATTCGCATGCCTACGCCGGTTATTATGTGCCGCCGCATTACGATTCGATGATCGGCAAGGTCATCGCCTACGGCGCCACGCGCGAGCAAGCCATCCGCCGCATGCAAATCGCGCTGTCGGAAATGGTGGTTGAGGGTATCCTGACGAATATTCCGCTGCATCGCGAACTGATGATCGATGCGCGCTTTATCGAAGGCGGCACCAACATTCATTATCTCGAGCAGAAACTGGCCGACAAGCCGGACCTGCCGAAAGGCCCGACCAGCCCTAACAAATCGGAAACGAAGGCAGACGCATGA
- a CDS encoding TlpA family protein disulfide reductase — MNKQTLFTFAGIAVLAGALGAYVGVRHKQEPAVASTTPATGPAAGAAGTPVESLFAETMNDPAGKAQSLAQWKGKPLVVNFWAPWCPPCVEEMPELADVAREHSAKNINVIGIGIDSPTNIAEFATKFKITYPIYVAGISGTDLSRKFGNSAGGLPYTVLIGADGLVKKTYLGRIKFDELKADLAALKS; from the coding sequence ATGAACAAGCAGACCCTTTTCACTTTTGCCGGCATTGCCGTGCTGGCCGGCGCGCTGGGCGCGTATGTCGGCGTGCGCCATAAGCAGGAACCAGCGGTGGCGTCGACCACGCCGGCCACCGGCCCCGCTGCCGGCGCTGCCGGCACGCCGGTCGAGTCGCTGTTTGCCGAAACGATGAACGACCCGGCCGGCAAGGCCCAGTCTCTGGCGCAGTGGAAGGGCAAGCCGCTGGTGGTCAATTTCTGGGCGCCGTGGTGCCCGCCGTGCGTGGAAGAGATGCCGGAACTGGCCGACGTGGCGCGCGAGCACAGCGCGAAAAACATCAATGTGATCGGCATCGGCATCGATTCGCCCACCAACATCGCCGAATTTGCCACCAAATTCAAGATCACCTATCCCATCTACGTGGCCGGCATCAGCGGAACCGATCTGTCGCGCAAGTTCGGCAACAGCGCCGGCGGCCTGCCGTACACCGTGCTGATCGGGGCTGACGGCCTGGTCAAGAAAACTTATCTGGGGCGTATCAAGTTCGACGAGCTCAAGGCCGACCTGGCCGCGCTCAAGTCTTGA
- the accB gene encoding acetyl-CoA carboxylase biotin carboxyl carrier protein, which yields MDLRKLKTLIDLVAESDIAELEVTEGESKVRIVKSSAIPQNQMVMMQPQGMQQHYAGAHAPAPAPVAAPVAVPAEPTGHIVKSPMVGTFYRSSAPGSPAYVEVGSSIKEGETLCIIEAMKLLNEIDSDVSGVVTKILVENGQPVEFGQPLFVIG from the coding sequence ATGGATTTACGAAAACTCAAGACCTTGATCGATCTCGTCGCTGAATCGGACATCGCTGAACTCGAAGTAACCGAAGGCGAGAGCAAGGTCCGCATCGTCAAGTCATCCGCAATCCCGCAGAATCAAATGGTCATGATGCAGCCGCAAGGCATGCAGCAGCACTACGCCGGCGCCCACGCCCCGGCACCGGCTCCGGTCGCCGCCCCCGTGGCCGTGCCGGCCGAGCCGACCGGCCACATCGTCAAGTCGCCGATGGTCGGTACCTTCTACCGTTCGTCGGCTCCGGGCTCCCCGGCCTATGTCGAAGTCGGCTCCTCGATCAAGGAAGGCGAGACCCTGTGCATCATCGAAGCGATGAAGCTGCTCAATGAAATCGACTCGGACGTGTCCGGTGTCGTGACCAAGATCCTGGTCGAAAACGGTCAGCCTGTCGAGTTCGGCCAACCGCTGTTTGTGATTGGCTGA
- a CDS encoding DUF167 domain-containing protein: MQLKLQAQPIEGKANEALIKYSSGELGVPKSALTITHGLTSTRKLVEVVSATLTPEQAAQILLK; the protein is encoded by the coding sequence TTGCAACTTAAGCTGCAGGCGCAGCCGATCGAAGGCAAGGCCAACGAGGCCTTGATTAAATATTCATCGGGAGAATTGGGCGTGCCGAAAAGCGCGCTCACGATCACGCACGGGCTGACCAGCACGCGCAAGCTGGTCGAAGTGGTATCGGCGACCCTGACGCCGGAGCAGGCCGCTCAGATACTCCTAAAGTAA
- a CDS encoding YggT family protein, producing the protein MYSIVQLIVDTIATILGGVLLLRFWMQAIRVRPPSQLGQFIYALSDWMVLPMRRIIPGVGGYDWASLVGAFLVVALATSVILFFGASFEMVAIMAVYAFLTWILYGFIGLLFIEVILSWVNPQAPMAPFVQALNAPLLRPLRKVVPPIGGIDLSVMVAMILLKIVHILVQMMFGLR; encoded by the coding sequence GTGTACAGTATTGTTCAGTTGATCGTCGACACCATCGCCACCATTCTTGGTGGGGTCCTGTTACTGCGGTTCTGGATGCAGGCGATCCGCGTGCGTCCGCCGTCGCAGCTCGGGCAATTTATCTACGCCCTGTCGGACTGGATGGTGCTGCCGATGCGGCGCATCATTCCCGGCGTGGGTGGCTACGACTGGGCCAGCCTGGTCGGCGCCTTTCTGGTGGTGGCGCTGGCGACGTCCGTGATCCTGTTCTTCGGCGCCTCGTTCGAAATGGTGGCCATCATGGCCGTGTACGCCTTCCTGACCTGGATCCTGTACGGCTTCATCGGCTTGCTGTTCATCGAAGTCATCCTGAGCTGGGTCAACCCGCAGGCGCCGATGGCGCCCTTCGTGCAGGCCCTCAACGCCCCCTTGCTGCGTCCGCTGCGCAAAGTGGTGCCGCCGATCGGCGGAATCGACCTGTCGGTGATGGTGGCGATGATCCTGCTCAAGATCGTGCACATCCTGGTGCAGATGATGTTCGGCCTGCGGTGA
- a CDS encoding zinc-ribbon and DUF3426 domain-containing protein, translated as MALATRCPHCSTTFRVASDQLKLRGGIVRCGACNEIFDGNAALVELDALPPAMPSPVAEPPAAPAVSALVDPGNTVSTLQMDTSFVPVWLRPQPVAEPVPEPELVQVPEPEPVVEPEPEPIPEPEPEPEPEPAPPPRPKPFIPLSIATFVEPEDMYDEPYAAPYVEPEPQPAAWRGKAKTPWPTIDIGAPDASQPASSPAPFPVDMPIDEEIVAIAPPEDLSEPEFGELSFDESVLDLTYPSAPVRDPNARIEPVLFEPERKEPTFVEPLFAEPHFAEPTFAEPRLAEPVFAEAAPAEAPPAPIVAEPHTAEPVFIAPAPVEPAPVASAFVEPVRIEPAQFELPPIEPAFDEPVHAEPEVAEPAQFLPPLVEPAFDEPVHAEPEVAEPAQFLPPLVEPAFDEPIHAEPAAPEPAQFQPPHVEPAFDEPVHVEPRVAKPARFEPQVVEHAYDEPGHTVLVLSYAEETTPHDDQAHSDALLNPNTEPLVRDLEHAPLPLLRQSSGDNPAQKPAKKAAKKPAKTPVAPPPPPPAPVAAEPEHDEPDFLRRSRELEEKQGSRRIAMLLGSVLLAILLVGQGVTTFRNILVAKFPVIKPVLASACATLGCKLELPAQIDSLSIETGELQSLGANAFTLSTLLRNQSDLTQAWPNIELALTDGNDKTLLRRVVVPSEYLPKGTIPAKGFAARSEQAVKLTFEVKQIKASGYRIAIFYP; from the coding sequence ATGGCGCTCGCCACTCGATGCCCCCATTGCAGCACGACTTTCCGGGTCGCTTCCGACCAGCTGAAGTTACGTGGGGGCATAGTGCGCTGCGGCGCCTGCAATGAAATTTTTGATGGCAACGCGGCACTGGTCGAACTCGACGCGCTGCCGCCAGCGATGCCCTCCCCTGTTGCCGAACCGCCTGCCGCCCCGGCGGTGAGTGCGTTGGTGGATCCCGGCAATACCGTGTCCACGCTGCAAATGGATACGTCCTTCGTTCCGGTGTGGCTCAGGCCGCAACCGGTGGCGGAGCCTGTTCCTGAACCTGAGCTGGTGCAGGTGCCGGAACCGGAGCCTGTCGTGGAACCGGAGCCGGAACCCATACCCGAGCCGGAACCGGAACCGGAACCGGAACCAGCGCCGCCACCGCGCCCGAAACCCTTCATCCCGCTCTCGATCGCGACCTTTGTCGAGCCCGAGGACATGTATGACGAGCCTTACGCGGCGCCTTACGTCGAGCCGGAACCGCAGCCCGCAGCCTGGCGCGGCAAGGCCAAGACGCCGTGGCCGACGATCGATATCGGCGCGCCCGATGCATCGCAGCCGGCGTCAAGCCCCGCGCCATTTCCGGTTGACATGCCGATCGATGAAGAAATCGTTGCGATTGCGCCACCCGAAGACCTGTCCGAGCCGGAATTTGGCGAGCTGAGCTTCGACGAGTCGGTGCTCGATCTGACCTATCCGTCTGCCCCGGTACGCGATCCGAACGCACGCATCGAGCCGGTATTGTTCGAGCCGGAGCGCAAGGAGCCGACGTTTGTCGAGCCCTTGTTCGCGGAGCCGCACTTTGCCGAGCCGACGTTCGCGGAGCCGCGCCTTGCCGAACCAGTTTTCGCGGAAGCTGCCCCGGCCGAAGCGCCGCCAGCGCCCATCGTGGCCGAGCCGCATACAGCGGAGCCGGTGTTTATCGCGCCTGCACCGGTTGAACCGGCGCCGGTCGCGTCCGCGTTTGTCGAGCCAGTGCGCATCGAGCCGGCCCAGTTCGAACTGCCACCGATCGAACCCGCGTTCGACGAGCCAGTTCATGCCGAACCCGAAGTCGCCGAGCCAGCCCAGTTCCTGCCGCCGCTGGTCGAGCCTGCGTTCGACGAGCCGGTTCATGCCGAACCCGAAGTCGCCGAGCCGGCCCAGTTCCTGCCGCCACTGGTCGAGCCTGCGTTCGACGAGCCGATCCACGCTGAACCAGCCGCGCCTGAGCCAGCCCAATTCCAGCCACCGCACGTTGAGCCGGCCTTCGACGAACCGGTCCACGTCGAACCACGCGTTGCCAAGCCAGCCAGGTTCGAGCCGCAGGTGGTCGAGCACGCGTATGACGAGCCGGGGCACACCGTGCTGGTGCTTTCCTACGCCGAAGAAACCACCCCACACGACGACCAGGCGCACAGCGATGCATTGCTGAACCCAAACACCGAACCGCTCGTGCGCGACCTGGAGCATGCCCCGCTGCCGCTGCTGCGCCAGTCATCGGGCGATAATCCGGCGCAAAAGCCGGCAAAGAAGGCGGCGAAGAAACCGGCCAAGACGCCGGTCGCGCCCCCGCCACCGCCTCCCGCGCCGGTTGCCGCCGAGCCGGAGCACGACGAGCCCGATTTCCTGCGCCGCAGCCGCGAACTGGAAGAAAAACAAGGCTCGCGCCGCATCGCGATGCTGCTCGGGTCGGTCTTGCTGGCCATCCTGCTGGTGGGCCAGGGCGTCACCACCTTCCGCAACATCCTGGTGGCCAAGTTCCCTGTCATCAAGCCCGTGCTAGCCTCGGCCTGCGCCACGCTTGGCTGCAAACTCGAACTGCCGGCCCAGATCGACAGCCTGAGCATCGAAACGGGCGAGCTGCAATCGCTCGGCGCCAACGCCTTCACGCTGTCGACCCTGCTGCGCAACCAGAGCGACCTGACCCAGGCCTGGCCGAACATCGAACTGGCGCTGACCGATGGCAACGACAAGACCCTGCTGCGGCGCGTGGTAGTGCCGTCCGAATACCTGCCCAAGGGCACGATCCCGGCCAAAGGCTTCGCGGCGCGTTCCGAACAAGCCGTCAAACTGACTTTTGAAGTAAAACAGATCAAGGCGTCCGGCTACCGCATCGCCATCTTCTATCCATAA
- a CDS encoding DUF167 domain-containing protein, with translation MSRVWCSALPGALRLAVQITPNAKKTEVIGVLDDALKLRLQAQPIEGKANEALIKYLSGELGVPKSALTITHGLTSKRKLVEVVSATLTPEQAAQILLK, from the coding sequence GTGAGCCGGGTTTGGTGTTCGGCGCTGCCGGGCGCATTGCGGCTGGCGGTGCAGATCACCCCGAACGCCAAGAAGACCGAGGTGATCGGCGTGCTCGATGACGCGCTCAAGCTCAGGCTGCAGGCGCAGCCGATCGAAGGCAAGGCCAACGAGGCCTTGATCAAATATTTATCGGGAGAACTGGGCGTACCGAAAAGCGCGCTCACGATCACGCACGGGCTGACCAGCAAGCGCAAGCTGGTCGAAGTGGTGTCGGCGACCCTGACGCCGGAACAGGCCGCACAGATACTCCTAAAGTAA
- a CDS encoding YqiA/YcfP family alpha/beta fold hydrolase produces MILYLHGFRSSPRSFKARVVGEKMAALGRASELICPQLPASPEEAMALALTLVERYDASELSIIGSSLGGYYATWLAERLGCRAVLLNPAVYPLKDLDKHVGVTTEYHSDKVFEFKREYIDELGELAVPAITRPERYFLIAATGDEVLDYRDMTAHYAGARQHVIDGSDHAIAEFGNYVDDVLAFCLDGAAGPVR; encoded by the coding sequence ATGATTCTTTACCTGCACGGTTTCCGCTCTTCGCCGCGCTCGTTCAAGGCGCGCGTGGTGGGCGAGAAGATGGCGGCACTGGGACGCGCTTCCGAGCTGATCTGCCCGCAGCTGCCGGCCTCGCCGGAGGAAGCCATGGCGCTCGCGCTGACCCTGGTCGAACGTTACGATGCCAGCGAGCTGTCCATCATCGGATCCTCGCTGGGCGGTTACTACGCCACCTGGCTGGCCGAGCGCCTCGGCTGCCGCGCAGTGCTGCTCAATCCGGCGGTCTACCCCCTGAAAGACCTCGACAAGCACGTCGGCGTCACGACCGAGTATCATTCCGACAAAGTTTTTGAATTCAAGCGCGAATATATCGACGAACTGGGCGAGCTCGCGGTGCCGGCCATCACCCGCCCGGAGCGTTATTTCCTGATCGCAGCCACCGGCGACGAAGTGCTCGATTACCGCGACATGACGGCCCATTACGCCGGCGCGCGCCAGCATGTGATCGATGGCAGCGACCACGCCATCGCCGAATTCGGGAACTACGTGGACGACGTCCTGGCCTTTTGCCTGGACGGCGCCGCCGGCCCGGTGCGGTGA
- the aroQ gene encoding type II 3-dehydroquinate dehydratase → MAKKLLLLNGPNLNLLGTREPEVYGKATLADIENAATAQAAAAGATLSCFQSNHEGALIDAIHAARLDGVDAIVINPGGLTHTSVALRDALAGVAIPFVEVHISNIHQREAFRHHSFLSAIAQGTICGLGIDGYRFAIDFALKKR, encoded by the coding sequence ATGGCAAAAAAGCTCCTTCTGCTCAACGGCCCCAACCTGAATCTGCTGGGGACACGGGAGCCTGAGGTGTACGGCAAGGCAACATTAGCCGACATCGAGAACGCTGCGACAGCCCAGGCTGCCGCGGCGGGTGCCACGCTATCTTGCTTTCAGAGCAATCATGAAGGGGCACTGATCGATGCCATCCATGCCGCCCGACTGGACGGCGTGGACGCCATTGTCATCAATCCGGGCGGGCTGACGCACACCAGCGTGGCCTTGCGCGATGCCTTGGCCGGCGTTGCCATCCCGTTCGTGGAAGTCCACATCTCGAATATCCATCAGCGCGAAGCGTTTCGCCATCATTCTTTCCTGTCCGCCATTGCGCAGGGCACCATTTGCGGGCTCGGCATTGATGGATATCGCTTTGCCATCGACTTTGCGCTTAAAAAGCGTTAA
- a CDS encoding carbohydrate kinase family protein codes for MTKTTLICGSLAFDKIMQYNGRFGETLLADQLHKVNVSFLVPTLRTEYGGCSANIAYNLKMLGGEPLIMAAIGQDGGEYLERFEKLGIETRAIRKITHSYTAQCFVTADLDNNQINAFHPGAMEFAHENNVGDQGALRVAIIAPDGRGGMIKHARDCAALKVPFMFDPGQQLPMFSGDELIEFINQASYVAANDYEFEMLMDRTGLTLADIAGRLEALIVTRGEKGSEIYTGGKRHEIPCVQAAAVVDPTGCGDAYRAGLLFGITNDLDWPTTGRLASLMGAIKIAHQGGQNHVVTAAQIADKFEAEFGYRF; via the coding sequence ATGACCAAGACCACATTGATCTGCGGTTCGCTCGCATTCGACAAGATCATGCAATACAACGGCCGTTTCGGCGAAACGCTGCTGGCCGACCAACTGCACAAGGTCAACGTCTCCTTCCTGGTGCCGACCTTGCGCACCGAATACGGCGGCTGCTCGGCCAACATTGCCTACAACCTCAAGATGCTGGGCGGCGAGCCGCTGATCATGGCCGCGATCGGCCAGGATGGCGGCGAGTACCTGGAACGCTTCGAGAAGCTCGGCATCGAGACGCGCGCGATCCGCAAGATCACCCACTCGTACACCGCGCAATGCTTCGTCACGGCCGACCTCGACAACAACCAGATCAACGCCTTCCACCCGGGCGCGATGGAATTCGCGCATGAAAACAATGTCGGCGACCAGGGTGCGCTGCGCGTGGCCATCATCGCGCCGGACGGGCGTGGCGGCATGATCAAGCACGCGCGCGACTGTGCGGCGCTGAAAGTACCGTTCATGTTCGACCCGGGCCAGCAATTGCCGATGTTCAGCGGCGACGAATTGATCGAATTCATCAACCAGGCGAGCTATGTGGCCGCCAACGACTATGAATTCGAAATGCTGATGGACCGCACCGGCCTGACCCTGGCCGACATTGCCGGCCGCCTGGAAGCGCTGATCGTCACGCGCGGCGAGAAGGGTTCGGAGATTTACACCGGCGGCAAGCGCCACGAGATTCCCTGCGTGCAAGCGGCGGCGGTGGTCGATCCGACCGGCTGCGGCGATGCCTACCGCGCCGGCCTGCTGTTCGGCATCACGAACGACCTCGACTGGCCAACCACAGGCCGCCTGGCGAGCCTGATGGGCGCGATCAAGATTGCGCACCAGGGTGGCCAGAACCACGTCGTCACGGCCGCCCAGATCGCCGACAAGTTCGAAGCCGAATTCGGCTACCGCTTCTAA
- the prmA gene encoding 50S ribosomal protein L11 methyltransferase, with the protein MSWTEVVIEIAREHAEALSDALMEAGALSVSVEDADEGTDQEKPLFGEPGMEPTEAAWEHSRVVALTDVDADQAAIVAEAAAAIGIETTPAYTTRAVADEDWVRLTQSQFAPIHIGKNIWVVPSWHEAPDPDALILELDPGLAFGTGSHPTTRLCMEWLEAHPAPGKTVLDYGCGSGILAMVAKKMGAGDVAGVDIDPQAIESARDNANRNQCEIDYYLPDSFATSAKPHHATGKFNTVVANILSSPLKLMAPMLAGRVAPGGSLVLSGVLARQAEEVAEAYAPFITLGVWAEQDGWVALHGQLGSNVPPTPRGQ; encoded by the coding sequence ATGAGCTGGACAGAAGTTGTCATTGAAATTGCACGTGAACACGCAGAAGCGCTGTCCGATGCGCTGATGGAAGCCGGGGCCCTGTCGGTGTCGGTGGAAGACGCCGACGAAGGCACCGACCAGGAAAAGCCGCTGTTCGGCGAACCTGGCATGGAACCGACCGAAGCGGCGTGGGAACACAGCCGCGTGGTGGCCCTGACCGACGTCGACGCGGACCAGGCCGCCATCGTGGCCGAAGCGGCTGCGGCGATTGGCATCGAAACCACGCCGGCGTACACCACGCGCGCCGTGGCCGACGAAGACTGGGTACGTTTGACCCAGTCGCAGTTCGCGCCTATTCATATTGGCAAGAACATCTGGGTCGTTCCGAGCTGGCACGAAGCGCCGGATCCGGACGCCCTGATTCTCGAACTCGACCCGGGCCTGGCGTTCGGTACCGGCAGCCACCCGACCACGCGTTTGTGCATGGAATGGCTGGAGGCGCATCCCGCCCCCGGCAAGACCGTGCTCGACTACGGTTGCGGCTCCGGCATCCTGGCCATGGTGGCCAAGAAAATGGGCGCGGGCGACGTAGCCGGTGTCGATATCGATCCGCAAGCGATCGAATCGGCGCGCGACAACGCCAACCGCAACCAGTGCGAGATCGACTATTACCTGCCAGACAGCTTCGCCACCTCGGCCAAGCCGCATCACGCCACCGGCAAGTTCAACACGGTCGTGGCCAACATCCTGTCGAGCCCATTGAAACTGATGGCGCCGATGCTGGCCGGCCGGGTCGCCCCGGGTGGTTCGCTGGTGTTGTCGGGCGTGCTCGCGCGCCAGGCTGAAGAAGTGGCCGAAGCGTATGCGCCGTTCATCACGCTCGGCGTGTGGGCGGAGCAAGATGGCTGGGTAGCACTGCACGGCCAGCTTGGCAGCAACGTTCCACCTACCCCTCGCGGTCAATAA